In one Corallococcus sp. EGB genomic region, the following are encoded:
- a CDS encoding FAD-dependent oxidoreductase has translation MSKALVCTCEDVTVTDVEHAIERGYHDVESVKRYTGFGTGICQGKSCHAAVAALLKQKAPALKPEGVVPFTPRPPLYPTELRLMASAPVDESVPPVGGVPQELEHFPSALRPEGPVPQKAKVVIIGGGIMGLSLAYNLALRGETDVVVLERGYLCAGASGRNGGGVRMQWGTPALIELAKRSIDLMKSFARELGVNVWLRQGGYLFLAKRKDTAYRLDRNAVLHNKYGVPTRIITADEARDIVPGLTMKDCVTAAYNPEDGVIFPWAFLWGYAQGCAKRGVKVETYTNVTGFETSNGQVRKVKTDRGDIACDTVVIASGAWSPKVADLADVKLPNEPHRHEILSTEPLKPFLSPLVSVLDTGLYFSQSMRGEIVGGMGDPKEPSGPNMGSTLRFVSRFAQALTEQLPHVGQVKVLRQWGGLYDVTPDNNPILGRTPGLDNLLQMSGFVGHGFMMAPAVAERMARWMTSGESDELFTRFSLRRFEEGTLEREDMIIG, from the coding sequence ATGAGCAAGGCGCTCGTCTGCACCTGCGAGGACGTCACCGTCACGGACGTGGAGCACGCCATCGAGCGCGGCTACCACGACGTGGAGTCGGTGAAGCGCTACACGGGCTTCGGCACCGGCATCTGCCAGGGCAAGAGCTGCCACGCCGCGGTGGCCGCGCTGCTCAAGCAGAAGGCCCCGGCGCTCAAGCCGGAGGGCGTGGTGCCCTTCACGCCGCGCCCTCCGCTCTACCCCACGGAGCTGCGCCTCATGGCCAGCGCCCCCGTGGACGAATCCGTCCCGCCCGTGGGCGGCGTGCCCCAGGAGCTGGAGCACTTCCCATCCGCCCTGCGCCCGGAAGGACCGGTGCCGCAGAAGGCGAAGGTGGTGATCATCGGCGGCGGCATCATGGGCCTGTCGCTGGCGTACAACCTGGCCCTGCGCGGAGAGACGGACGTCGTCGTGCTGGAGCGCGGCTACCTGTGCGCGGGCGCGTCCGGCCGCAACGGCGGCGGCGTGCGCATGCAGTGGGGCACCCCGGCGCTGATCGAGCTGGCCAAGCGCTCCATCGACTTGATGAAGAGCTTCGCGCGCGAGCTGGGCGTCAACGTGTGGCTGCGCCAGGGCGGCTACCTCTTCCTGGCCAAGCGCAAGGACACCGCGTACCGGCTGGATCGCAACGCCGTGCTGCACAACAAGTACGGCGTGCCCACGCGCATCATCACCGCGGACGAGGCGCGCGACATCGTCCCCGGCCTCACGATGAAGGACTGCGTGACGGCGGCCTACAACCCGGAGGACGGCGTCATCTTCCCCTGGGCCTTCCTGTGGGGCTACGCGCAGGGCTGCGCGAAGCGCGGCGTGAAGGTGGAGACGTACACAAACGTCACCGGCTTCGAGACGAGCAACGGCCAGGTGCGCAAGGTGAAGACGGACCGGGGCGACATCGCCTGCGACACCGTGGTCATCGCCTCCGGAGCGTGGAGCCCGAAGGTGGCGGACCTGGCGGACGTGAAGCTGCCCAACGAGCCGCACCGCCACGAAATCCTCAGCACCGAGCCGCTCAAGCCCTTCCTGTCGCCGCTGGTGTCGGTGCTCGACACGGGCCTGTACTTCAGCCAGTCCATGCGCGGTGAAATCGTGGGCGGCATGGGCGACCCGAAGGAGCCCTCCGGCCCCAACATGGGCAGCACGCTGCGCTTCGTGTCGCGCTTCGCCCAGGCCCTCACGGAGCAGCTGCCGCACGTGGGCCAGGTGAAGGTGCTGCGCCAGTGGGGCGGCCTCTACGACGTCACCCCGGACAACAACCCCATCCTCGGGCGCACCCCGGGCCTGGACAACCTGCTCCAGATGTCCGGCTTCGTGGGCCACGGCTTCATGATGGCCCCCGCCGTCGCCGAGCGCATGGCCCGGTGGATGACCTCCGGCGAGTCCGACGAGCTCTTCACCCGCTTCAGCCTCCGCCGCTTCGAGGAAGGCACGCTCGAGCGCGAGGACATGATCATCGGCTGA
- a CDS encoding 2Fe-2S iron-sulfur cluster-binding protein, producing the protein MRRLPDATPRGRAITVDLEGESIPAIEGEPVACSLIAAGENVLSRSVKYHRPRGPYCFAAACSHCLMRVDGLPNVYTCRTPAKEGMRLERQNAYPSAKVDIFETIDWFFPKRLDHHEMFAGVPVAEDVMARVARQLAGLGLLPKEAGPEPLPPRAFHTSVAVVGGGAAGLAAARVLAGKGVPFLLFERDANLGGRLVHGAPEDNAPFVPEATAFPQGSVVKNATVIGLYDDEHGRYLAVAAQEAGNLRLLKVYAKRFLLTVGGHPPTLPFENNDLPGVIAGRAASLLLRRHDVAPQVAALVGHGPELHALAHLFTQRGVEVAAVVDLKGPLPANAHPRAVVGDGLKAHGLRGVTALSFTPQGGSKQKVSCDAVVVSVPVTPGFELARQGGAKVEFDADAGHFRVEADADGRTQAADVFVAGDVAKVGTAKDAAAMGARAAEALLGGLS; encoded by the coding sequence ATGCGACGCCTCCCAGACGCAACCCCGCGCGGCAGGGCCATCACCGTGGACCTCGAGGGCGAGAGCATTCCCGCCATCGAAGGCGAGCCGGTGGCGTGCTCCCTCATCGCCGCGGGCGAGAACGTCCTCTCCCGCTCCGTGAAGTACCACCGTCCCCGCGGGCCGTACTGCTTCGCCGCGGCCTGCTCGCACTGCCTGATGCGCGTGGACGGGCTGCCCAACGTCTACACCTGCCGCACGCCCGCGAAGGAGGGCATGCGGTTGGAGCGGCAGAACGCGTACCCGTCCGCGAAGGTGGACATCTTCGAGACCATCGACTGGTTCTTCCCCAAGCGCCTGGACCACCACGAGATGTTCGCGGGCGTGCCGGTGGCGGAGGACGTGATGGCGCGAGTGGCCCGGCAGCTGGCCGGCCTGGGCCTGTTGCCCAAGGAGGCGGGCCCGGAGCCCCTGCCCCCTCGCGCCTTCCACACCTCCGTCGCGGTGGTGGGCGGCGGCGCGGCGGGCCTGGCGGCGGCGCGGGTGCTCGCCGGGAAAGGCGTGCCCTTCCTCCTCTTCGAGCGCGACGCGAACCTGGGCGGACGGCTGGTCCACGGCGCCCCGGAGGACAACGCGCCCTTCGTGCCGGAGGCCACCGCGTTCCCGCAGGGCAGCGTGGTGAAGAACGCCACCGTCATCGGCCTGTATGACGACGAGCACGGCCGCTACCTGGCCGTCGCCGCGCAGGAGGCGGGGAACCTGCGGCTGCTCAAGGTCTACGCGAAGCGCTTCCTGCTCACGGTGGGCGGCCATCCCCCCACCCTCCCCTTCGAGAACAACGACCTGCCCGGCGTCATCGCGGGCCGCGCGGCGAGCCTGCTGTTGCGCCGGCACGACGTGGCGCCCCAGGTGGCGGCGCTGGTGGGCCACGGCCCGGAGCTGCACGCGCTGGCGCACCTGTTCACCCAGCGTGGCGTGGAGGTGGCGGCGGTGGTGGACCTGAAGGGGCCGCTGCCCGCGAACGCGCACCCCAGGGCCGTCGTCGGTGACGGGCTCAAGGCCCACGGCCTGCGCGGGGTGACGGCGCTGAGCTTCACGCCCCAGGGTGGCTCCAAGCAGAAGGTGTCGTGTGACGCCGTGGTGGTGTCCGTGCCGGTGACGCCGGGCTTCGAGCTGGCGCGCCAGGGCGGAGCGAAGGTGGAGTTCGACGCGGACGCGGGCCACTTCCGCGTGGAGGCGGACGCGGACGGGCGCACGCAGGCGGCGGACGTGTTCGTCGCGGGGGATGTGGCGAAGGTCGGCACGGCGAAGGACGCCGCGGCCATGGGCGCGCGGGCCGCCGAGGCGCTGCTGGGAGGGCTGTCATGA
- a CDS encoding polymer-forming cytoskeletal protein gives MKILPRLLLPTLLLGAPVALAEAAPAAPAAATAPARTIDVSFRGSLRDALKTIAEKGGLNLVVTGDLDTPAEVRLRGITAEQALRTVARAYSLHLEQDGSIFTLRPLTAKEKESGTSPTASIPAPPVAPPVAAATPPAPPAPPAPPELDEDATPEDIAQAREDAREEARRARDEAKQAAKAEAEAAKQRIRDEIKSFRDSFKHRKGKRGARDVVARGQSLEVKEGESVESAVVYGGNLVVKGMVEGDAVVFGGNLEIQGHVEGDAHAFGGNVILGPNAQVEGDVSAFGGQVQKADGAVVEGSLESFGGAGLGRMVAGEIKRGMRDTQDYDASADHDDDDDHDDHGGGLASFILQFALLFGLGFLGQMFFPARMKELGDEIRANPSRNFLVGVVGMVALFLLSIVLSITLIGIPVAFALLVASMLGTALSYAAIASEVGTRLPVMRGRKTQAVVLALGLGLILLVSHIPVLGVFLNLVLIPLAFGAVIRTRFGYRGRGMPEPIFPRTENPV, from the coding sequence ATGAAGATCCTGCCCCGCCTGTTGCTTCCGACGCTCCTCCTCGGCGCCCCCGTGGCGCTCGCGGAAGCCGCCCCGGCCGCCCCCGCGGCCGCCACAGCTCCGGCCCGCACCATCGACGTGAGCTTCCGCGGTTCGCTGCGCGACGCGCTCAAGACCATCGCGGAGAAGGGCGGCCTGAACCTGGTCGTCACCGGCGACCTGGACACCCCGGCGGAGGTGCGCCTGCGCGGCATCACCGCCGAGCAGGCCCTGCGCACCGTGGCCCGCGCCTACTCGCTCCACCTGGAGCAGGACGGCTCCATCTTCACCCTGCGCCCGCTGACCGCGAAGGAGAAGGAGTCCGGCACGAGCCCCACCGCCAGCATCCCCGCGCCGCCCGTGGCCCCGCCCGTCGCGGCCGCCACCCCGCCCGCGCCCCCGGCGCCCCCCGCGCCGCCGGAGCTGGACGAGGACGCGACGCCGGAGGACATCGCGCAGGCGCGCGAGGACGCCCGTGAAGAGGCGCGGCGCGCCCGCGACGAGGCCAAGCAGGCCGCGAAGGCAGAGGCCGAGGCCGCCAAGCAGCGCATCCGCGATGAGATCAAGAGCTTCCGCGACAGCTTCAAGCACAGGAAGGGCAAGCGCGGCGCCCGGGACGTGGTGGCGCGCGGACAGTCCCTGGAGGTGAAGGAGGGCGAGTCCGTGGAGAGCGCCGTCGTCTATGGCGGCAACCTCGTCGTGAAGGGCATGGTGGAGGGCGACGCGGTTGTCTTCGGCGGCAACCTGGAGATCCAGGGCCACGTGGAGGGAGACGCGCACGCCTTCGGAGGCAACGTCATCCTGGGGCCCAACGCCCAGGTGGAGGGCGACGTGTCCGCCTTTGGCGGTCAGGTGCAGAAGGCGGACGGCGCCGTCGTGGAGGGCAGCCTGGAGTCCTTCGGCGGCGCGGGCCTGGGCCGCATGGTGGCCGGGGAGATCAAGCGCGGCATGCGGGACACGCAGGACTACGACGCGTCCGCGGACCACGACGACGATGACGACCACGACGACCACGGCGGCGGCCTGGCGTCCTTCATCCTCCAGTTCGCGCTCCTCTTCGGCCTGGGCTTCCTGGGGCAGATGTTCTTCCCGGCGCGCATGAAGGAGCTGGGCGACGAGATCCGCGCCAACCCCAGCCGCAACTTCCTCGTGGGGGTCGTGGGCATGGTGGCCCTCTTCCTGTTGAGCATCGTCCTGAGCATCACGCTCATCGGCATCCCGGTGGCGTTCGCCCTCCTGGTCGCCTCCATGCTGGGCACGGCGCTCAGCTACGCGGCCATCGCCAGCGAGGTGGGCACGCGGTTGCCGGTGATGCGCGGCCGCAAGACGCAGGCGGTGGTGCTCGCCCTGGGCCTGGGCCTCATCCTCCTGGTCAGCCACATCCCGGTGCTGGGCGTGTTCCTCAACCTCGTCCTCATCCCGCTGGCCTTCGGCGCGGTCATCCGCACCCGGTTCGGCTACCGCGGCCGGGGAATGCCGGAGCCCATCTTCCCCCGGACGGAAAACCCGGTTTGA
- a CDS encoding RNA polymerase sigma factor, protein MVMAEDAAPLPWQADVLAARKGDPSAFEALVRSVQRPVYGLALRLLQSEAEAAEVAQEALLRAYQNLHRYDETRPFDLWVLAITRNLCLDLLRRRTKVRTEELEPMKEVLPSNEASQEDGAIAREERQSLEAAMETLSVDDREVLALYYVQKRTTKEIAQIMGCAPGTIMARLFRAREKLRKKMAPAEEETK, encoded by the coding sequence ATGGTGATGGCTGAGGACGCCGCCCCCCTCCCCTGGCAGGCGGACGTGCTGGCCGCCCGCAAGGGGGACCCGTCCGCTTTCGAAGCGCTCGTGCGCAGCGTGCAGCGCCCGGTGTATGGGCTGGCGCTGCGCCTGCTCCAGAGCGAGGCCGAGGCCGCGGAGGTCGCGCAGGAGGCCCTCCTGCGCGCGTACCAGAACCTCCACCGCTACGACGAGACGCGCCCGTTCGACCTCTGGGTGCTGGCCATCACCCGCAACCTCTGCCTGGACCTGCTCCGCCGCCGCACCAAGGTGCGCACGGAGGAGCTGGAGCCCATGAAGGAGGTGCTCCCCAGCAACGAGGCGTCCCAGGAGGACGGGGCCATCGCGCGCGAGGAGCGGCAGTCGCTGGAGGCCGCCATGGAGACGCTCTCCGTGGACGACCGTGAAGTGCTGGCCCTCTATTACGTCCAGAAGCGCACCACGAAGGAGATCGCGCAGATCATGGGCTGCGCGCCCGGGACCATCATGGCGCGCCTGTTCCGCGCCCGTGAAAAGCTGCGCAAGAAGATGGCGCCCGCCGAGGAGGAGACGAAATGA
- the truD gene encoding tRNA pseudouridine(13) synthase TruD, with the protein MRIKQKPEDFSVKESYRFDEVASGRHRVYLMDKQKLSTFDAVNRIRDAFGLKPGAISYCGLKDKQGRTEQIIAVDGADVDMQEPDLRLKFLGRTDKPLSAKNITSNRFSVTVRALTRDSLAPLNLAAAEVNRLGVVNYFDSQRFGALKHGQGFIAKDLIRGDFEAALHNYFARPSDLDRTEDAKVKGFWRDNWGRWDARVPFEGAKKYHRILRSLREHPGDWLRAFLQIDSDYRAMILFEYQSFLWNEGVRRYLQLMLPREAMFPMRYQAGTLLHYRDATPDVLHILREKTFPLVGPDTTFDDPKVAEAMTWVLGREKLKLSDLRIKGAERMLYFKEEQRPLVMFPHKLVVGRTQNDDVNRGDIKVNVAFTLPPGAYATLVIKRLFHFEYTEDSKEDIRTSQRPRLVTTEREEARVETATRTARAGEATPRHRALADRATPRRAAAPGNDARPPSRIGRPARVPREALPDLDEVKAAPPPASEPAIPLGFRAKQKQRKQEKADVRAEKAEKQRQAAAKSAKKQKRK; encoded by the coding sequence GTGCGAATCAAGCAAAAACCCGAGGACTTCTCCGTGAAGGAGTCCTACCGTTTCGACGAGGTCGCCAGTGGCCGGCACCGCGTCTACCTCATGGACAAGCAGAAGCTGTCCACCTTTGACGCGGTCAACCGCATCCGTGACGCGTTCGGTCTGAAGCCCGGTGCCATCAGCTACTGCGGCCTGAAGGACAAGCAGGGCCGCACCGAGCAGATCATCGCCGTGGACGGCGCGGACGTGGACATGCAGGAGCCCGACCTGCGCCTGAAGTTCCTGGGCCGGACGGACAAGCCGCTGTCCGCGAAGAACATCACCTCCAACCGCTTCTCCGTCACCGTGCGCGCCCTCACGCGCGACTCGCTGGCGCCCCTGAACCTGGCCGCCGCGGAGGTGAACCGGCTGGGCGTGGTGAACTACTTCGACAGCCAGCGCTTCGGCGCGCTCAAGCACGGCCAGGGCTTCATCGCCAAGGACCTCATCCGCGGCGACTTCGAGGCCGCGCTGCACAACTACTTCGCCCGCCCCTCGGACCTGGACCGCACCGAGGACGCCAAGGTGAAGGGCTTCTGGCGCGACAACTGGGGCCGCTGGGACGCGCGCGTGCCCTTCGAGGGCGCGAAGAAGTACCACCGCATCCTGCGCTCCTTGCGCGAGCACCCGGGCGACTGGCTCCGCGCGTTCCTGCAGATCGACTCGGACTACCGGGCGATGATCCTCTTCGAGTACCAGAGCTTCCTCTGGAACGAGGGCGTCCGGCGCTACCTCCAGCTGATGCTGCCGCGCGAGGCCATGTTCCCCATGCGCTACCAGGCCGGCACGCTGCTGCACTACCGGGACGCGACCCCGGACGTGCTGCACATCCTGCGCGAGAAGACCTTCCCGCTCGTGGGGCCGGACACCACCTTCGATGATCCGAAGGTCGCCGAGGCCATGACCTGGGTGCTGGGCCGGGAGAAGCTCAAGCTCTCCGACCTGCGCATCAAGGGCGCGGAGCGGATGCTCTACTTCAAGGAGGAGCAGCGCCCGCTGGTGATGTTCCCGCACAAGCTCGTCGTGGGCCGCACGCAGAACGACGACGTGAACCGCGGCGACATCAAGGTCAACGTGGCCTTCACCCTGCCCCCGGGCGCCTACGCCACGCTGGTCATCAAGCGCCTGTTCCACTTCGAGTACACGGAGGACTCGAAGGAGGACATCCGCACCTCGCAGCGCCCCCGCCTGGTCACCACCGAGCGCGAGGAGGCCCGCGTGGAGACCGCCACCCGCACTGCCCGCGCCGGCGAAGCGACGCCGCGCCACCGCGCGCTGGCGGACCGTGCGACGCCCCGCCGTGCCGCTGCGCCCGGCAACGACGCCCGGCCTCCCAGCCGCATCGGCCGGCCGGCCCGCGTGCCCCGCGAGGCGCTCCCGGACCTGGATGAGGTCAAGGCCGCCCCCCCGCCGGCCTCGGAGCCCGCGATTCCGCTGGGCTTCCGGGCGAAGCAGAAGCAGCGCAAGCAGGAGAAGGCCGACGTGCGGGCGGAAAAGGCGGAAAAGCAGCGCCAGGCGGCTGCCAAGTCCGCGAAAAAACAGAAGCGGAAGTGA
- a CDS encoding adenylate/guanylate cyclase domain-containing protein — protein MNQAPAPFPPRSGSHPRGPHLTGRFADGTLGEFPLGATTSLGRHPSNTLRLVDREVSKEHATIDKVGRDFVLRDLNSSNGTFVNGRRVTGEMRLKDGDEIALGSSRLVFHSGEAAPAGGNPPTLPGVTVVANAVSMPAFLAQMDQVPQNFRPAEQVTDIAALRRDYEKLRIVHEFHRQVSLKGNQHDLFEQILKVAFELLAADHGVILKVGPEGEFIPAAVHHRQGKQVNVMLSDTVLKRVVETGKAVLTADAIIDERFSAAESIVAQGIRSAMAVPLLVNGDIMAVLFLDSRQQINAFSEKDLTILSGIAAQAGIALENAALAEQIRNEAVTRAELSRFLSKAVADAVINGGTEDLRQSRLAEVSCLFADIRGFTTLAESDSPQEVVSMLNSFFTAMADVVFRYEGNLDKFIGDCVMAVWGPPSSHPDDPARALRAALEMQDAVTELNRQRVLDGKKPIEVGIGVNTGQAVVGYMGSAERHEFTAIGDTVNTASRLCGIAKSGEVLASEATVRKAGPGFDVEELPVLQVKGKEKGVQTFRVHGAELTTSTSRKVR, from the coding sequence GTGAACCAGGCACCCGCCCCATTCCCGCCCAGGTCCGGGTCGCACCCGCGCGGGCCGCACCTGACGGGGCGGTTCGCGGACGGGACGCTGGGGGAATTTCCCCTGGGCGCGACCACTTCGCTCGGCCGCCATCCGTCCAACACGCTGCGGCTGGTGGACCGGGAGGTCTCCAAGGAGCACGCCACCATCGACAAGGTGGGGCGCGACTTCGTGCTGCGCGACCTGAACTCGTCCAACGGCACCTTCGTCAACGGGCGCCGGGTGACGGGGGAGATGCGGCTGAAGGACGGGGATGAGATCGCCCTGGGCTCCTCGCGGCTCGTCTTCCACAGCGGCGAGGCGGCCCCGGCCGGCGGCAACCCGCCCACGCTGCCGGGCGTGACGGTGGTGGCCAACGCCGTCTCCATGCCGGCCTTCCTGGCGCAGATGGACCAGGTGCCGCAGAACTTCCGCCCCGCGGAGCAGGTGACGGACATCGCCGCCCTGCGCCGGGACTACGAGAAGCTGCGCATCGTCCACGAGTTCCACCGGCAGGTGAGCCTCAAGGGCAACCAGCACGACCTGTTCGAGCAGATCTTGAAGGTGGCCTTCGAGCTGCTCGCGGCCGACCACGGCGTCATCCTGAAGGTGGGCCCGGAGGGGGAGTTCATCCCGGCCGCGGTGCACCACCGGCAGGGCAAGCAGGTGAACGTCATGCTGTCGGACACCGTGCTCAAGCGCGTGGTGGAGACGGGCAAGGCGGTGCTCACGGCGGACGCCATCATCGACGAGCGCTTCTCCGCCGCGGAGAGCATCGTGGCGCAGGGCATCCGCTCCGCCATGGCGGTGCCGCTCCTGGTGAACGGCGACATCATGGCGGTGCTGTTCCTGGACAGCCGCCAGCAGATCAACGCCTTCTCGGAGAAGGACCTGACCATCCTCTCCGGCATCGCCGCGCAGGCGGGCATCGCGCTGGAGAACGCGGCCCTGGCGGAGCAGATCCGCAACGAGGCGGTGACGCGCGCGGAGCTGTCCCGCTTCCTGTCCAAGGCGGTGGCGGACGCGGTGATCAACGGCGGCACGGAGGACCTGCGCCAGAGCCGGCTCGCGGAGGTGAGCTGCCTGTTCGCGGACATCCGCGGCTTCACCACCCTGGCGGAGAGCGACTCGCCGCAGGAGGTGGTGTCGATGCTCAACAGCTTCTTCACCGCCATGGCGGACGTGGTGTTCCGCTACGAGGGCAACCTGGACAAGTTCATCGGGGACTGCGTGATGGCGGTGTGGGGTCCGCCGTCGTCGCACCCGGATGATCCGGCCCGCGCCCTGCGCGCCGCGCTGGAGATGCAGGACGCCGTCACGGAGCTCAACCGGCAGCGCGTGCTGGACGGCAAGAAGCCCATCGAGGTGGGCATCGGCGTCAACACCGGCCAGGCCGTCGTGGGCTACATGGGCAGCGCGGAGCGGCACGAGTTCACCGCCATTGGCGACACCGTGAACACCGCCTCGCGGCTGTGCGGCATCGCCAAGAGCGGCGAGGTGCTGGCGTCGGAGGCCACGGTGCGCAAGGCCGGGCCGGGCTTCGACGTGGAGGAGCTGCCGGTGCTGCAGGTGAAGGGCAAGGAGAAGGGCGTGCAGACGTTCCGCGTCCACGGCGCGGAGCTGACCACCTCCACCTCCCGCAAGGTGCGCTGA
- a CDS encoding serine/threonine-protein kinase — protein MPTQSCPNCGTVHDTRVYVSGQKVTCRCGIRFEVRRADVSGIHRPAGPSGIRTAASADEEAGVAVTFTPRASEYPQESTSPPAASGVGAGSEDAVGQEMRAGSVPGGSEMSIPRPDGVGRADEGEVPAGVAAGEGHRAPSGVALPEADPAAAELIGATLVRQGAPGVKAPRPPMNTGSRDIENAETVLTGAKPELPGLELLEVLGRGGMGEVWLARQRSLGRTVAVKVLPPRLAKDAEFVSRFDKEATALAALSHPNIVQIIDRGVAGEHYYFVMEYVEGQSLRHALSGREPISPAQSLKVLLQVARAVECAHAKNIIHRDLKPENILLDGRLHAKVADFGLAGIREPDSEKHLTATAVAMGTLNYMAPEQRRDAKNVDGRADLFSLGVMMYEALTGELPVGRFKLPSERVRGLDPRLDPVVERLLETDREARYTTAAEVCEALEGLVSASSSPHVAPASALARAQPSHVSPVRSAAGPEAAVLEALHAGWGRVRTGLSVVGGLAVLGFAVRAFVGIGGLTGLTHAVEPAPAVQHFPPNTEGEVFASLKLTPPAPGSDDTTLELGFEPGEEEINVHSGTWTLDQGELRAVQAGREADGKLVPRAYLAHRYFTSDDFTAEVLMDVKALGKQWSVEEDGQHFGELAFRIRDVQVSVFAIPDAGMRLSWRYFSPEDGHEVVGNSAEDTKNLVQDEMPVPKQGPFLVKLQLKKQKSGVRVDAFLNKKLFASKVLPGFEGRVGKLALGCRNLQCTFDDLKVVGPLQERPARRAE, from the coding sequence ATGCCCACCCAGTCGTGCCCCAACTGCGGCACGGTGCACGACACCCGGGTGTACGTGAGCGGCCAGAAGGTCACGTGCCGCTGTGGCATCCGGTTCGAGGTGCGGCGCGCGGACGTGTCCGGCATCCACCGTCCGGCCGGGCCTTCGGGCATCCGGACGGCCGCGAGTGCCGATGAGGAAGCAGGCGTCGCGGTGACGTTCACGCCGCGCGCGTCGGAGTATCCGCAAGAATCGACGTCACCTCCCGCTGCTTCAGGTGTTGGGGCGGGAAGCGAGGACGCGGTGGGACAGGAGATGAGGGCCGGCTCCGTCCCAGGGGGCAGCGAGATGAGCATCCCGCGACCGGATGGCGTGGGGAGGGCAGACGAGGGCGAGGTTCCCGCGGGCGTCGCCGCCGGGGAGGGCCATCGTGCGCCTTCCGGAGTGGCATTGCCCGAGGCGGACCCGGCGGCCGCGGAGCTGATCGGGGCCACGCTGGTGCGCCAGGGCGCGCCCGGCGTGAAGGCCCCGCGCCCGCCGATGAACACGGGCAGCCGCGACATCGAGAACGCGGAGACGGTGCTGACGGGCGCGAAGCCCGAGCTCCCCGGGCTGGAGCTCCTGGAGGTCCTGGGGCGCGGCGGCATGGGCGAGGTGTGGCTCGCGCGCCAGCGTTCGCTGGGCCGCACGGTGGCGGTGAAGGTGCTGCCGCCCCGGCTGGCGAAGGACGCGGAGTTCGTGTCGCGCTTCGACAAGGAGGCGACCGCGCTCGCGGCCCTGAGCCACCCGAACATCGTGCAGATCATCGACCGGGGCGTGGCCGGCGAGCACTACTACTTCGTGATGGAGTATGTGGAGGGCCAGTCGCTGCGCCACGCGCTGAGCGGCCGGGAGCCGATCTCTCCCGCGCAGTCGCTGAAGGTGCTGCTCCAGGTGGCGCGCGCCGTGGAGTGCGCGCACGCCAAGAACATCATCCACCGCGACCTGAAGCCGGAGAACATCCTGCTGGACGGGCGGCTGCACGCGAAGGTGGCGGACTTCGGCCTGGCGGGCATCCGCGAGCCGGACTCGGAGAAGCATCTCACCGCGACGGCGGTGGCCATGGGCACGCTCAACTACATGGCCCCGGAGCAGCGCCGGGACGCGAAGAACGTGGACGGGCGAGCGGACCTCTTCTCCCTGGGCGTGATGATGTACGAGGCGCTCACGGGCGAGCTGCCCGTGGGCCGCTTCAAGCTCCCGTCCGAGCGCGTGCGCGGCCTGGATCCCCGCCTGGATCCGGTGGTGGAGCGCCTGCTGGAGACGGACCGCGAGGCCCGCTACACCACCGCCGCGGAGGTGTGCGAGGCGCTGGAGGGGCTGGTGTCGGCCTCGTCGTCCCCGCACGTGGCGCCCGCGTCGGCCCTGGCGCGCGCGCAGCCGTCGCACGTGTCGCCGGTGAGGTCCGCGGCGGGCCCGGAGGCGGCCGTGCTGGAGGCGCTCCACGCGGGCTGGGGCCGGGTGCGCACCGGCCTCTCCGTGGTGGGCGGCCTGGCCGTGCTGGGCTTCGCGGTGCGCGCCTTCGTGGGCATCGGAGGCCTGACGGGCCTCACGCATGCGGTGGAGCCCGCCCCCGCCGTCCAGCACTTCCCGCCCAACACGGAAGGGGAGGTGTTCGCCAGCCTGAAGCTCACGCCCCCCGCGCCCGGCTCGGATGACACCACCCTGGAGCTGGGCTTCGAGCCGGGCGAGGAGGAGATCAACGTCCACAGCGGCACCTGGACCCTGGACCAGGGCGAGCTGCGCGCGGTGCAGGCCGGCCGCGAGGCGGACGGCAAGCTGGTGCCGCGCGCGTACCTGGCGCACCGCTACTTCACGAGCGACGACTTCACGGCGGAGGTGCTGATGGACGTGAAGGCGCTGGGCAAGCAGTGGTCGGTGGAGGAGGACGGGCAGCACTTCGGCGAGCTGGCCTTCCGCATCCGCGACGTGCAGGTGTCCGTCTTCGCCATCCCCGACGCGGGCATGCGCCTGTCGTGGCGCTACTTCTCCCCGGAGGACGGGCACGAGGTGGTGGGCAACAGCGCGGAGGACACCAAGAACCTGGTCCAGGACGAGATGCCCGTGCCCAAGCAGGGGCCCTTCCTGGTGAAGCTCCAGCTCAAGAAGCAGAAGAGCGGCGTGCGGGTGGACGCCTTCCTCAACAAGAAGCTCTTCGCCTCCAAGGTGCTGCCGGGCTTCGAGGGCCGCGTGGGCAAGCTGGCGCTGGGGTGCCGCAACCTCCAGTGCACCTTCGATGACCTGAAGGTCGTGGGGCCGCTGCAGGAGCGCCCCGCGCGCCGCGCCGAGTAG